The genomic region TATCACACGAATTGCTCCATTTATTATTGTTATCGACCGGTTTTCCACAAGTGTTGGAAGATGTGACGACTGAAAATGCCCAGTTAGATGAACAATTAATGGCCACTGGGATGACATTGTACAACGCGGCAGTGCATACGATTATTCAACAAGAACAAGTGGCCCATGGTTTTGTCGATACCGAAACCAAACAAGCCTATCTAGAAGGTTTCCGCGATAATATGACACCTGAAAAAGATGATCCAGAAAATCAATGGGTGATTTACCGCGTCTTAACGCTATTGGATGCACTTGTCTTTTTCGATGGCGGTAATCAACAGTTGGATAACCAGTGGACAACTGATTATCCAGTGGCTTATCCACAAGCCCAAATTTTATACCAAGTTTTACAACGGAAAACAATCGATTCACCGTTCACATTACGCCGAGCTGTGATTAACTTGTGGGTTGCATTTGACCGCGTGTTAGAGACGCTTGGTTTTGCGGCCACTAACTTACAACAATTATTGACGCTAACACCGGTTTTGAGCGAACGCCAATTGCGTTTAGATGTGCGCCAAGTTTATGATATTCTTCATTCAGACCACTTGTTAGCTAATAAAACGCAACAAATGGCCTATGTTGGCATTGGTAAGAGTGATCAACAAAATGCGTTTGTCTTGAGTGTTTCTGATAAAGAAGCAACACCCGAATATTTCCAACGCTTATATGATTTATCAGTCCGTGATTTCTTAAATGAAATTGAAATGCCTTATTCACTACGTTAATTGAGGAGAATGAAGATGTTAGAAGAACAATATCAAAAAATTGATGCGCTTGATCAACAACTTGCTGCCCTATTTGAACAACGGATGGCAGTGGTTGATGAAATTGCCCAAATCAAATTTGACAATCAAATCGGTTTGACCAACATTCAACGCGAAAAAGCGGTAATGGACCAACGATTGGCTGCGGTTGAAGAACCGAAGTTTGAACCGTACATTGTTGATTTATATCAAACGATGATTTTAATCGCTAAGCAGTATCAAGTTAAAAAAATGAAGGCTCTTAAAGAACAAGCAGAAGCCTAATGCCAAAATGACGTTTAGGGGAACCTGACGTCATTTTTTAGTGGGTAAGTATGCTAGAATATAGGTAATTATAAAAAGACGAGGATGTTAACCAGTGACTAAACGACGCTATAATTTAGCCGTGATTCGTTACCGCGGTACATTACTATTATTAAACCGACTTAAAAAGCCCTATGCTGGCCTTTGGAATGGGATTGGCGGCAAGAACGAGGGTGACGAAACTGCCGAAATGGGTATGCGACGCGAGATTTTTGAAGAGACGGGTCTCAATCAGAATCAATATACCTTGTATAATACGGGGTGGTTGGACTGGCATATTGACGGTGAGTTTATCGCCGGGATTGATGTCTTTTTGGCGGAGATTAAGGAATCGGTGCAGTTACCGCTCTATCCGGTTGGCACGCGCGAAGGCATCTTACAACTATTCGATGAGCAATGGGTTTTATCTGAAGAGAACTACGGTATTGTTGCCGATTTGAAAGTGATTTTACCAGAAGTGCTCGCCAAAAATGTTAAACGTTACTACACCGATTTTCACGGGGAACAATTAATTGCCTATGAAGCATTTCCGATTGAGGAGGGGAATTAAATGATGACGAAAGAACAAACTTTGATGGTGCTCCAAGTATTGAAACGTAAATTACAAGGCCTCAGAATCTTTAGGGTCATTGAAGAGTTATTTTCACTCTATATTATTATTAAAGTCTTTACGGCCGACAGCCAAGTGAACTTATTGGGCGTTAACTTTACAGAAGGCCGAGCGATTGAATTGATGGTCCTTTTATTAGTGATTGAATTTTGCTTAACGCGAATTCAAACTAACTATAAGCAGGTCGGTCAACAGTTAATCGAGACTTTAAAAGATTTGACGGAACAAGAAAAACAACTTGTACAACAATTTAAACGCTATTAGGTGGTGGTTAAATGATCACGATCGGTTTAACGACTTGGAGTGAGCACCAGTCCCTAATGCCGGAGAAAAAGCAGTTGACGTTGAACGATTACGCGCAATTCTTACCAATTGTCGAGGTCGATAGTTTTTATTATGCGCTACAAGCACCAACCGTTAGCGCTAAGTGGCTGCAGCAAGTGCCGCACCAATTTCAATTTATCGTCAAAGCTCATAAGGCGATGACCAAACAGGAAGATTACACGGACTTCACTAGTACGGAAAAGGAATTGTTTGTTCGTTACAAACAATCGATTCAACCGCTCTTAGATGCGGGGCAATTAACGGCGGTCCTATTTCAGTTCCCGCCGTTTTTTCAATTGAATCAGGAAAATGTGCAGTATTTGAGACGCATTCGCACGTGGTTGCCCGATGTGCCGATTGCGGTCGAGTTCCGTAATGGCACTTGGTACGATGAAGCTTACAAGAAGAATATGTTTGCTTTTTTAAAACAGTTAAACATGACACATGTAATTGCTGACGAAGCGCAGACGCCCACCAATAGTGTCCCGTTTGAACCGGTTGTGACGAATCCAGATTTTGCGATGCTCCGGTTGCATGGACGCAATATGGCCGGTTGGCAGAATCCTGGCGCAATGTGGCGCAAACAACGGACCCTTTATCGCTATAACGCAGATGAATTGCAGCAGTTTGCCGCAACGGTTCAACAGCTAACCAAGCAGGCTAAGAAAATCGCTATTATCTTCAATAATAATTCCGGTGGGGATGCCGCTGATAACGCCTTATCCTTACAACAAATATTAGGGATTACGTTTGAAAATTTAGCACCTAAAGGCCCGGAACAAACGTCGTTATTTTAGTGCTTTAAAAGCAGAACACTTTTTGTCGCGGGCTTGATTTTATGCTATACTTTGAGTACTTATATGGATTATTAAAAAAGGTCGAGAATAACTTTTTATTCTCGTTTTTTTAATTAAGGAGCGAATCAAATGGCAGACAAGAAACCAACTTTTTACGTAACAACCCCCATCTATTATCCTTCTGGTAAATTAACAATCGGGAACTCATACACGACCATCGCAGCGGACGTGATTGCACGTTACAAACGCTTGATGGGTTTTGATGTCTTCTTCTTAACAGGGACTGACGAACATGGTTTGAAACTCGAACAAAAAGCAGCTGAAAAAAATCTAGCCCCACAAGCTTACGTGGACGGGATGGCTGAAGAAATTCAAGCATTATGGAAGACGCTTGAAATTTCAAACGATAAATTTATCCGCACAACAGACGATTACCATGTGAAAGCCGTTCAAAAGATTTTTGATCGGTTAGTTGAACAAGGTGATATCTATCTTGGCCAATACGAAGGTTGGTATTCTGTTTCTGATGAAGAATACTTCACGGAATCACAATTAACGGAAGTCTATAAAGACGAAAACGGTAAGGTCATCGGTGGTAAGGCCCCTTCAGGTCACGAAGTCCAACGCGTTGCCGAAGAAACTTATAAGTTCAAGATGAGCAAGTATGCCGATCGTTTATTAGCATACTATGAAGAACACGCTGATTTTATCGAACCATCATCACGTAAAAACGAAATGATCAACAACTTCATCAAACCTGGTTTGGAAGACTTATCAGTTTCACGGATCTCATTTGATTGGGGAATTCATGTCACAGGTAATCCCAAACACGTTGTTTACGTTTGGTTAGATGCTTTATCAAACTACATCACAGCCCTTGGTTATGGTTCAGATGACGATCAATTATTCAACAAATACTGGCCAGCTGATGTTCACTTGGTGGGTAAAGAAATCGTGCGTTTCCATGCGATTTACTGGCCAATCTTCTTGATGGCCCTTGATTTGCCATTACCAAAACAAATCTTTGGTCACGGTTGGTTATTGATGAAAGACGGTAAGATGTCTAAATCTAAGGGGAACGTTGTTTACCCTGAAATGTTAGTTGAACGTTACGGCTTAGATGCGCTTCGTTATTACTTAATGCGTGCCATTCCATTTGGTAACGATGGCGTCTTCACACCAGAAGATTTCGTCAGCCGGATCAATTACGACCTAGCCAATGATTTAGGGAACCTCTTAAACCGGACAGTCGCAATGATCAACAAATACGATGATGGTCACGTGCCAAGTTATCAAGCTGACGTCACAGCTTTTGATGCTGACTTACAAGCAACGGCAACGCAAACAATTGCCCAATATTCAACTTTAATGGATCAATTGAAATTCTCAGATGCGCTTGATACAATCTGGCAATTAATCAGTCGTGCTAATAAATATATCGACGAAACAGAACCATGGGTTTTAGCCAAAGATGACAGTCGCAAGGCTGAACTTGATAGCGTCTTAGCACACTTAGCAGAAAGCTTACGGATTGTGGCGCTCTTATTACAACCAGTCATGACACATGCCCCACGTGAAATGTTCGCGCAATTAGGCCTTGATTTTGATCAAGAAGCACAACGCGAAATGGTTTACGGTAACTTCCCAGAAGCTGTTAAAGTAATCGCTAAAGGCACACCAATCTTCCCTCGTCTTGATTTAGACGAAGAAGTGGCTTATATCAAGGAACAAATGATGGCTGCTCAAAAAGCTGGTTTGGTGAACGAAAAAGTGAAAGCTAAACAAGCTGCTGCAGAAGAAGTCGCAGACTTTGATCCTAAGGCCACTGAATTAGTCAGTGAAAAAGATGCGATTAAATTTGAAGATTTCGATCAATCAGAAATTCGGGTTGCTGAAATCAAAGCTGTTTCTAAGGTGGAAGGCGCTGATAAACTCTTGAAATTCCGACTAGATGCCGGTGATCAAGGTGATCGCCAAATCATCTCAGGGATTGCAGAATTCTACCCAGATTTTGAAAAATTAGTCGGCAAGAAAGTCTTAGCCGTTACTAACTTAAAACCACGTAAATTACGTGGCGAATTAAGCCAAGGCATGTTGCTTTCAGCAGAACACGGTTCAGATGTTGAATTGGTAGTTGTGCCTAGCAACTTAGTGAATGGTTCACAAATTGGTTAATTTAAAATAACAGAAACGTCAAAAGGGCTAAAAGACATTTACACGCTGTAGGTCTTTTAGCCCTTTGTTATGGAAAAGAGTGCGTCGTAACCCTGGTTATATCCTGAGGATTAACACAGAGGGACGAATAATCGCATGGCGATTGTTTGGCGCTCAGGGTTAACCGGAAGGATATGGGTTACAGAGCACGTTTAGAGTGCGTTTGAAACGGTTTGATTTTGAGCATTAGCATAGCTCGGCGAATAACTGCTGTAAGCAGTTGTTTGACGAGTGACGCTAAGCGCAGAAGTCAGTTTCAAAAAGCACGTTTAAAATAAGAGTGCGTCATTAACGGGTTGCTTTTGAGTACTTGCTTAATCAGGTGAATTACCGACAGAGTCGGTGATTTGACTGATTTGGCAAGGCGCAGAAAGCAGTTTCAAAAAGCACGTTTAAATCAAGAGTGCGTTTCAGGCGGTTATATTGTGGTAGATTAGCCTAGTCGCGTGAATAAACGACGCAGTCGATTGTTTGCGAGACGTAGCTAACCGCAACAATATGCCTGAAAAAGCACGTTTTGGCTGTAAAAATTAGCATCCTAAAAGGAGATTAAAATGCAGATATTTGATTCACATACGCATTTAAACGATACGCCATATGCTGGTCAAGAAGCCGACTTTATCCAACAGGCCGCTGACCTGGGGGTTACGGAGATGGCAATTGTGGGTTCTGATACGGTCTTAAATGACGGTGCGCTACGTTTAGCACAACAATACAAAGCGTTATCGGCTATTATTGGCTGGCATCCAGAATCAGCAAAGGATTATACGAAGGTCCAAGAAGCACAATTAATTGAACAATTACAATTACCAGAAGTAGTTGCGCTAGGCGAAATCGGCTTGGACTATCACTGGGACACGTCACCAAGAGACGTGCAACGAACTGTTTTTGAACGCCAAATTGAAATCGCCAAGTCCCTCCATATGCCAATTTCAGTGCATACGCGGGATGCTTTGGAAGATACCTACAAGATTTTAAAAGAAACAGATGTCCGTGATTGTGGTGGCATTATCCACAGTTTTAACGGCGATTCTGAATGGCTGAAACGGTTTATGGATCTTGGTATGCAAATCTCATTTAGTGGGGTAGTTAGTTTCAAGAATGCCCATGAGGTACATGAAGCAGCCAAACTATGCCCGTTAGATGTGATGTTAGTCGAAACAGATGCACCTTATTTAACACCCACGCCTTATCGTGGTAAGCAAAATCAACCAGGCTATACGCGCTATGTGGTTGAAGCAATTGCCAAGTTGAGAGAGGTCGCACCAGAAGAAATTGCGGCAGCGACGTATGCAAATGCGCACCGTATTTTTAAGTTAGGAGCAATATGAAAAAAACGATTCAAGAAGTCATCGTTGTTGAAGGCCGCGATGATACCAAACGATTAAGAGAAGTATTCCCGGATGTCGATACAATTGAAACCCGCGGTTCCGCAATTAATGATGAAATTGTTGAAAAAATTGCGTTAGCCCAAGAAAAACGCGGCGTGATTGTCTTCACCGATCCCGATTTTCATGGTGAAAAAATCCGTAAGATTATTTCACAAAATGTGCCGGGTGTTGAACATGCCTTTTTACCCCGTTCAGAAGCTAAACCAGAAAAAATGGGTGGTAGCTTAGGGATTGAACATGCTAAACCCGCGGCGATTAAACAAGCACTCGAAAATCTATTGACGCAAGATGAAGATGCAGTCGAACAAATTAGTCAGTCTGATTTATTGGTGGCCGGCTTGATTGCTGGTCCGTCTGCCAAGGCCCGTCGTGAACGTTTAGGGGAAGTCTTGCATATTGGTTACACAAATAGTAAACAACTGTATAAGCGCCTTAAAATGTTCCAGGTGAGCCAAGCCGAATTTGGCGCAGCACTAAGACAAATTAACGAAGAATTAGGAGACTAACATGGAAGACATTGCAAACCCAGAGCGTACGAGAAAAATCCTTAAACGGTACGGTTTTAAATTTAAAAAGAGTTTAGGTCAAAACTTCTTAACCAACATTACGATTTTAAAACAAATCGTTGAAGCGGGTGAGATTACTAAAGATGATGATGTTATCGAAATTGGCCCCGGGATTGGTTCTTTAACGGAGCAAATTGCTAGAAAAGCCCATCAAGTTTTGAGTTTTGAAATTGATGATCGCTTAATTCCAGTTTTAAAGGATACGTTAAATCATTATCATAATGTGACGGTTTTAAACCAAGATATCTTGGAAGCTGACTTGCCAACCTTGATTGCCAAGCATTTTGATGGCCAACACAACCTTAAAATTGTCGCTAACTTACCTTATTACATCACAACACCAATCATGTTACATTTATTGGAAGCCGGTTTACCAATCGATCGCATGGTCTTGATGATGCAAAAAGAAGTCGCAGAACGAATCGATGCTGCCCCTGGTTCAAAAGCTTATGGTTCATTGAGTATCGCTGTTCAATTGCACTCTGAAGTTAAATTAGCCTTCATTGTTCCTAAGACAGCCTTTGTGCCCCAACCCAACGTCGATTCAGCGATTGTTGAATTTGTGGGACGTCAAGAACCCTTGGTCACTGTTCAAAACCAACAATTATTTGATCAATTAGTTCGCGGTGCTTTTGCGCAACGTCGTAAAACACTCTGGAATAATTTACAAAACCAATTTGGAAAACAAGAAGAAGTCAAAGCTGGTTTAGTCGCTGCATTGGATCAAGCTGACATTGCCCCAAGTACCCGTGCGGAACAGTTGAGTATTCAACAATTCGCACAATTGAGTGATTGCTTGAACGAACAACCAGTTTTTGCTAAAAAAAGGGGATAAGTAATTGCCAAATCTAGATGACAATGGTATAATTGCAATTTTTCAGTTTATATGCTATACTATTGCTCGAAGAGGTGAAGCATATGCCAACCACACTTGCCAATATTAAGAACGGTCTCGATGGGCATATCGGAGACAAGTTAATGGTTGTCGCTCAAGCTGGGCGCAAGAAAGTAACAAAGCGAAAAGGAATCTTAAGAGAAACCTTTCCTGCCGTTTTTGTAGTTGATTTGGATCAAGATGAAAATGCGTTCGAACGTGTTTCATATAGCTATGCTGATTTGTTAACTAAATCGATTGCGATTGAATTTGATGAAGAACCAATTGTACTTTAGTTTTTAGAATAAGAATACGAGCAGGGACTGAGACATGGATGATTGTCTGAGGCCCTTTTTTGTTGTTGACATTTGGCGCGTATCACGATATTGTATATGGCATATACTAATTTATGAACAGCCGTTACTTGTCGATTGTCAATAGTGTCAATAGTCAATTATGCGGATTTATGTTACAGTTAAATAAAGTGAACAAGGGTGGGAATAATTGTGGAAGATAGTCAATTATTGGATGAGTATGTTGAGATTTATATGTCTGCCATTAAGTATGTTGAAGACCTCGTGTCGCAACCAACTAAGGCTTACAAGCTATCTTTCGAACAATTTCTGATTATGAAGGAGATTGCGGAAGATAGCTCGGTTAGTTTAATTGATATTGCTAAGAAGCGTGGTGTAACACGAGGGGTGATTTCACGTCAAATTCGGGTCCTTTTGAAGTTGGACTATATTTCGCAATCAACTGACCCAAGTGATCGCAGACGGTTAATTTTAAATCTGACACCAAGTGGTCAACAAACAGTGAGTGAGTTATTACCGAAGGTTCAGGAACGTTTTTCATCGTGGATGATGGCCTTTGGCAAAGAAAATGCCAAACAGATGTTATTTTTAATGAATGAGTTCAGACAAAAAGTCATGGCGGAAGAAAATTAAAAGAGTGGGTCAAGTTGAGAGGCTTGACCTTTTTTATGTGAAGGCTCTGTGGTACAGCACTCTTGAATTGAAACGTGCCGTACTAAGCAACTTCTTCCAGTTAGTATTGTCAGCCAAACAATCGACTTTGTCGCTTATTCGTCTGATTTCACTAAGCTTCAGAAGTATCCCCGCTTAGTACAGCACTCTTGGTTTTTAGTTCATAAATGAGTATAATGAAACAATTGAATGTTGGTGGATGGTGAGACGATATGCAATTGATTGAAAAGGCACCTGCGAAGATTAATTTAAGTTTAGATGCACTTTATCAGCATACTGATGGGGAATTCGAATGGCAGATGATAATGACGTCAATCGATCTGGCGGATTATGTCCAAATCACATTGCAAGACTCACCTCAAATTGAGGTTAGAACCTCTAAGGGATATTTACCGGAGGACAAACGGAACTTAGCGTATCAGGCGGCGCAATTATTACGGCATCGTTTTGATATTAAAACGGGTGCGATTATTGAAATCGATAAACATATTCCCGTGGCAGCCGGGTTAGGTGGTGGCAGTTCGGATGCCGCTGCAGTTTTACGCGGTTTAAATCAACTGTGGCACTTAGGCCTCACCAAAGCGGAGCTCGCGCATATCGGTTTATCAATTGATTCAGACGTGCCATATTGTGTTTATAGTGAGACCGCACTAGTAACGGGTAAAGGCGATCAAATCCAACCGTTGGGGGATTTACCTAACTTTTGGATGGTCGTTGTTAAACCTGAAGTAAGTGTCTCAACACCGCGCATCTTACACGCCTTGAATTGCGATCAGATTACTGATCGGCCCCAAACCGATCGACTCTTAGCGGGGATCCAGCAACAAGATGCACAGCAAATGACAGCCGCAATGGCTAATGTCTTAACGCCGATTACCAATCAACGCTATCCGCAAATTGATTATTTAATGCAACGCTTAACCGCATTTGGTGCGGAAAAAGCGCAGATGAGCGGTAGTGGTCCAACTGTTTTTGGCATTTGTCGCCAGTACTCACGCGCGCAACGCATTTATAACAGTATGTCCGGATTTTGTCGTGAAGTTTATCTAGTACAACCATTAAAAAAATAAAAATCATTAAAGACAATTCGTCCCCCTATAGCTAGTGGTGGGCGATTTTTTTAATACTATTGGTGGTAAGCGGTTAAAAAGACAAATGATAAAAAAACGAACAATAATGAACTTTTCTAAAAAAAGACTAGGATTTAGCGAATAAAATCTATATAATTGGAAAGCGGATAGTTTTATCGGAAGAAATTATTATTTTAAAGGGAGTAAGTATAATGAAAGTTAGAAGAAGTGATCGCTTAATTGATATGACCCGGTACTTGTTGGAAAGACCACATACATTAATTCCATTGACGTTCTTTTCAAATCGTTACGAATCAGCTAAATCATCTATCAGTGAAGATTTATCAATCGTCAAACGGACCTTTTTCAATCGCGGGACGGGGATTTTAGAAACAGTTCCCGGCGCTGCTGGTGGTGTTCGTTACATGCCAATGATTAAACAAGCTGAAGCAGAAGGATTTATCGCTGAAATGGCCGAACGTCTTTCTGAAAACGATCGTCTGTTGCCAGGGGGCTATGTCTATTTATCAGATTTATTAGGTCGTCCAGAAGTTCTTCGCCAAGTTGGTCGGTTAATTGCTAACCAATACGTTGGCAAAGAAGTGACAGCGGTGATGACAGTGGCTACAAAAGGGATTCCAATCGCCCAAAGCGTTGCGATGTTCTTAAACGTCCCATTTGTTATCGTGCGTCGGGACTCTA from Latilactobacillus sakei subsp. sakei DSM 20017 = JCM 1157 harbors:
- a CDS encoding chorismate mutase, producing the protein MLEEQYQKIDALDQQLAALFEQRMAVVDEIAQIKFDNQIGLTNIQREKAVMDQRLAAVEEPKFEPYIVDLYQTMILIAKQYQVKKMKALKEQAEA
- a CDS encoding NUDIX hydrolase; this translates as MTKRRYNLAVIRYRGTLLLLNRLKKPYAGLWNGIGGKNEGDETAEMGMRREIFEETGLNQNQYTLYNTGWLDWHIDGEFIAGIDVFLAEIKESVQLPLYPVGTREGILQLFDEQWVLSEENYGIVADLKVILPEVLAKNVKRYYTDFHGEQLIAYEAFPIEEGN
- a CDS encoding DUF72 domain-containing protein; this encodes MITIGLTTWSEHQSLMPEKKQLTLNDYAQFLPIVEVDSFYYALQAPTVSAKWLQQVPHQFQFIVKAHKAMTKQEDYTDFTSTEKELFVRYKQSIQPLLDAGQLTAVLFQFPPFFQLNQENVQYLRRIRTWLPDVPIAVEFRNGTWYDEAYKKNMFAFLKQLNMTHVIADEAQTPTNSVPFEPVVTNPDFAMLRLHGRNMAGWQNPGAMWRKQRTLYRYNADELQQFAATVQQLTKQAKKIAIIFNNNSGGDAADNALSLQQILGITFENLAPKGPEQTSLF
- the metG gene encoding methionine--tRNA ligase yields the protein MADKKPTFYVTTPIYYPSGKLTIGNSYTTIAADVIARYKRLMGFDVFFLTGTDEHGLKLEQKAAEKNLAPQAYVDGMAEEIQALWKTLEISNDKFIRTTDDYHVKAVQKIFDRLVEQGDIYLGQYEGWYSVSDEEYFTESQLTEVYKDENGKVIGGKAPSGHEVQRVAEETYKFKMSKYADRLLAYYEEHADFIEPSSRKNEMINNFIKPGLEDLSVSRISFDWGIHVTGNPKHVVYVWLDALSNYITALGYGSDDDQLFNKYWPADVHLVGKEIVRFHAIYWPIFLMALDLPLPKQIFGHGWLLMKDGKMSKSKGNVVYPEMLVERYGLDALRYYLMRAIPFGNDGVFTPEDFVSRINYDLANDLGNLLNRTVAMINKYDDGHVPSYQADVTAFDADLQATATQTIAQYSTLMDQLKFSDALDTIWQLISRANKYIDETEPWVLAKDDSRKAELDSVLAHLAESLRIVALLLQPVMTHAPREMFAQLGLDFDQEAQREMVYGNFPEAVKVIAKGTPIFPRLDLDEEVAYIKEQMMAAQKAGLVNEKVKAKQAAAEEVADFDPKATELVSEKDAIKFEDFDQSEIRVAEIKAVSKVEGADKLLKFRLDAGDQGDRQIISGIAEFYPDFEKLVGKKVLAVTNLKPRKLRGELSQGMLLSAEHGSDVELVVVPSNLVNGSQIG
- a CDS encoding TatD family hydrolase, which gives rise to MQIFDSHTHLNDTPYAGQEADFIQQAADLGVTEMAIVGSDTVLNDGALRLAQQYKALSAIIGWHPESAKDYTKVQEAQLIEQLQLPEVVALGEIGLDYHWDTSPRDVQRTVFERQIEIAKSLHMPISVHTRDALEDTYKILKETDVRDCGGIIHSFNGDSEWLKRFMDLGMQISFSGVVSFKNAHEVHEAAKLCPLDVMLVETDAPYLTPTPYRGKQNQPGYTRYVVEAIAKLREVAPEEIAAATYANAHRIFKLGAI
- the rnmV gene encoding ribonuclease M5; amino-acid sequence: MKKTIQEVIVVEGRDDTKRLREVFPDVDTIETRGSAINDEIVEKIALAQEKRGVIVFTDPDFHGEKIRKIISQNVPGVEHAFLPRSEAKPEKMGGSLGIEHAKPAAIKQALENLLTQDEDAVEQISQSDLLVAGLIAGPSAKARRERLGEVLHIGYTNSKQLYKRLKMFQVSQAEFGAALRQINEELGD
- the rsmA gene encoding 16S rRNA (adenine(1518)-N(6)/adenine(1519)-N(6))-dimethyltransferase RsmA; the protein is MEDIANPERTRKILKRYGFKFKKSLGQNFLTNITILKQIVEAGEITKDDDVIEIGPGIGSLTEQIARKAHQVLSFEIDDRLIPVLKDTLNHYHNVTVLNQDILEADLPTLIAKHFDGQHNLKIVANLPYYITTPIMLHLLEAGLPIDRMVLMMQKEVAERIDAAPGSKAYGSLSIAVQLHSEVKLAFIVPKTAFVPQPNVDSAIVEFVGRQEPLVTVQNQQLFDQLVRGAFAQRRKTLWNNLQNQFGKQEEVKAGLVAALDQADIAPSTRAEQLSIQQFAQLSDCLNEQPVFAKKRG
- a CDS encoding Veg family protein; this translates as MPTTLANIKNGLDGHIGDKLMVVAQAGRKKVTKRKGILRETFPAVFVVDLDQDENAFERVSYSYADLLTKSIAIEFDEEPIVL
- a CDS encoding MarR family winged helix-turn-helix transcriptional regulator, which translates into the protein MEDSQLLDEYVEIYMSAIKYVEDLVSQPTKAYKLSFEQFLIMKEIAEDSSVSLIDIAKKRGVTRGVISRQIRVLLKLDYISQSTDPSDRRRLILNLTPSGQQTVSELLPKVQERFSSWMMAFGKENAKQMLFLMNEFRQKVMAEEN
- the ispE gene encoding 4-(cytidine 5'-diphospho)-2-C-methyl-D-erythritol kinase yields the protein MQLIEKAPAKINLSLDALYQHTDGEFEWQMIMTSIDLADYVQITLQDSPQIEVRTSKGYLPEDKRNLAYQAAQLLRHRFDIKTGAIIEIDKHIPVAAGLGGGSSDAAAVLRGLNQLWHLGLTKAELAHIGLSIDSDVPYCVYSETALVTGKGDQIQPLGDLPNFWMVVVKPEVSVSTPRILHALNCDQITDRPQTDRLLAGIQQQDAQQMTAAMANVLTPITNQRYPQIDYLMQRLTAFGAEKAQMSGSGPTVFGICRQYSRAQRIYNSMSGFCREVYLVQPLKK
- the purR gene encoding pur operon repressor codes for the protein MKVRRSDRLIDMTRYLLERPHTLIPLTFFSNRYESAKSSISEDLSIVKRTFFNRGTGILETVPGAAGGVRYMPMIKQAEAEGFIAEMAERLSENDRLLPGGYVYLSDLLGRPEVLRQVGRLIANQYVGKEVTAVMTVATKGIPIAQSVAMFLNVPFVIVRRDSKITEGSTVSVNYVSGSSARIEKMELSKRSLPENSKVLIVDDFMKGGGTVNGMKSLIEEFDSEMVGISVFAESVFEGNRMVEDYTSILKVDKVDIENKALSVSAGNYLTKNAEQLS